In the Flagellimonas sp. HMM57 genome, one interval contains:
- a CDS encoding Gfo/Idh/MocA family protein → MKNLNRRNFLKKTSLSAAAVSIVPGYLRANSERPSQSKYMGGYAAPKLENVKAAFIGVGARGGDHLKFLAALPNTEVVAICDVYEDLVKQKVGWVREVSTPDRHKNIKQYSGDEEVWKQMLSEVKPDVVFIATNWKNHAPMAIEAMNQGAHAFVEVPIAVTIEEMWAIVDASERTQKHCMMLENVNYSRDELMFLNMCRQGIVGEILHGEAAYVHELRWQMEEQERGTGSWRTHHYANRNGNLYPTHGLGPVAQYMNLARSEDTFKSLVSFSTPSLGRATYAQKNYPINHKWNQLDFQGGDLNTSIIKTNLGRTIMVQWDETSPRPYSRLNLLQGTKGTLAGYPTRVALEGGVEGITKDHHSWVQGEQLQVLYEKYDHPLYTRLNKAAKGSGHGGMDGIMVYRIVECLQKGLSLDQNVYEGCFWSSIAPLSERSVANGGKPQEFPDFTRGNWKTTAPLAIIS, encoded by the coding sequence ATGAAAAACCTAAATAGACGTAATTTCTTAAAGAAAACTTCACTATCAGCTGCGGCAGTCTCCATAGTGCCCGGTTATTTAAGAGCTAATAGCGAGCGACCTTCTCAATCAAAATATATGGGTGGATACGCTGCTCCAAAATTAGAAAATGTGAAAGCTGCTTTTATTGGTGTAGGCGCACGTGGAGGAGATCATTTAAAATTTTTGGCGGCATTACCAAATACTGAAGTAGTTGCTATTTGTGATGTCTATGAGGATTTGGTCAAGCAAAAAGTAGGTTGGGTCAGAGAAGTATCCACACCCGATAGGCATAAAAATATCAAACAATACTCTGGAGACGAAGAAGTTTGGAAGCAAATGTTATCAGAAGTGAAACCAGATGTTGTCTTTATTGCTACAAATTGGAAAAATCATGCACCTATGGCCATTGAAGCGATGAACCAAGGAGCACATGCCTTTGTTGAAGTGCCCATTGCCGTAACGATAGAAGAAATGTGGGCTATTGTTGATGCCAGTGAACGAACCCAAAAGCATTGTATGATGCTCGAAAATGTAAACTACAGTAGGGATGAGCTCATGTTTCTGAATATGTGCCGACAAGGTATTGTGGGCGAAATTTTGCATGGCGAAGCCGCGTATGTCCATGAATTGCGCTGGCAAATGGAAGAGCAGGAGCGGGGCACAGGTTCTTGGCGAACCCACCATTATGCAAACCGTAACGGGAACTTGTATCCGACCCATGGCCTAGGTCCTGTTGCACAGTATATGAATCTGGCAAGAAGTGAGGATACTTTTAAAAGTCTGGTTTCTTTTTCAACGCCTTCATTGGGTAGAGCTACTTATGCACAAAAAAATTACCCCATCAATCATAAATGGAATCAGCTCGATTTTCAAGGAGGCGATTTAAATACTTCAATCATCAAAACCAACTTGGGGAGAACCATTATGGTGCAATGGGATGAGACAAGCCCACGACCTTATTCACGTCTAAACCTTCTTCAAGGTACAAAGGGTACACTGGCAGGATATCCAACTAGAGTAGCACTGGAGGGTGGAGTAGAAGGGATAACGAAAGACCATCATTCGTGGGTGCAGGGCGAACAACTACAAGTACTTTACGAAAAGTATGATCATCCGCTCTACACTCGACTCAATAAGGCTGCAAAGGGAAGTGGGCATGGCGGTATGGATGGCATCATGGTGTACCGTATTGTGGAATGCCTACAAAAAGGACTTTCACTAGATCAAAATGTTTATGAAGGCTGTTTTTGGAGTTCCATAGCGCCTTTAAGTGAGCGTTCTGTGGCAAATGGTGGCAAACCACAAGAATTCCCAGATTTTACAAGGGGAAATTGGAAAACTACAGCACCTTTGGCTATCATAAGTTAA
- a CDS encoding DUF1573 domain-containing protein, with product MMKKTVLMLFVGFLSLGIYAQETAKIEFKSETVDYGEIEKGSDGVRVFEFTNTGSAPLVISDVKSSCGCTIPKKPEGPILPGKTGEIQVKYDTKRVGPIRKAITVTSNADTPTKVLKIKGTVKGEGAK from the coding sequence ATGATGAAAAAAACTGTACTCATGTTGTTTGTTGGATTTCTTTCTTTAGGAATCTATGCACAGGAAACAGCAAAAATTGAATTTAAAAGCGAAACCGTTGATTACGGTGAGATTGAAAAAGGTAGTGATGGTGTTCGAGTATTCGAGTTTACCAACACAGGAAGTGCACCATTGGTGATAAGTGATGTAAAATCCAGCTGTGGATGTACCATTCCAAAAAAGCCAGAAGGTCCTATTTTACCAGGGAAAACAGGTGAGATTCAAGTGAAGTATGATACCAAAAGAGTTGGGCCAATTAGAAAAGCCATTACGGTAACATCCAATGCTGATACTCCTACAAAAGTTCTAAAAATAAAAGGAACCGTTAAGGGAGAAGGAGCCAAATAA
- a CDS encoding PepSY domain-containing protein, with amino-acid sequence MSKQRDFSNRIRTYHRYLGFFLAGIMAVYALSGIVLIFRDTDFLKKEYHYEKQLKAGLNATQVGSEVKIKRLKFTTTDGKIATFKQGTYNIETGQVEYTLKKLPYVLDKMAHLHKAKSADPLYFLNIFFGLALLFFVVSSFWMFLPKTTIFKKGLLFTAAGLVVTLVLLFV; translated from the coding sequence ATGTCCAAGCAACGCGATTTTTCAAATAGAATACGAACCTATCATAGATATTTGGGTTTTTTTCTGGCCGGTATTATGGCTGTCTATGCCCTTAGTGGCATAGTACTTATTTTTAGGGATACTGATTTTCTTAAAAAGGAATACCATTATGAAAAGCAACTTAAAGCAGGATTGAATGCGACCCAAGTGGGTTCTGAAGTAAAGATTAAGCGTCTAAAGTTTACCACTACGGATGGGAAAATCGCAACTTTTAAGCAAGGTACCTATAATATAGAGACAGGACAGGTAGAGTACACCTTAAAGAAGTTGCCCTATGTACTTGATAAGATGGCCCATTTACACAAGGCTAAATCGGCCGACCCATTGTATTTTTTGAATATTTTCTTTGGATTGGCCTTGTTGTTTTTTGTTGTTTCTTCATTTTGGATGTTTTTGCCCAAGACGACGATTTTCAAAAAAGGACTTCTTTTTACAGCCGCAGGTCTTGTGGTTACGCTAGTTTTACTGTTCGTGTAA
- a CDS encoding aspartyl protease family protein: MLLPFLVSAQGFKLPKSQKFQKVKFQLINNLIIVPLEVNGVALTFVLDSGVSKPILFNLTDKDSVPINNVSEVTIRGLGDGEPMKALSSKGNTFKLGKAKNYNQDLYVVLDKGINFSTSLGIPVHGILGYDLFRDFVVEVNYHSKNIKLYDPSLYNPTNRAKSKSQTLPISIERRKAYVEGKVLMNDAEDVPVKLLVDTGSSDALWLFHAPEKGLDIPEKHYEDYLGRGLSGDIFGKRTKVNGIKIGDFELKDAKAAFPYRESFGFIKNFGDRNGSVGGEILKRFNIIFDYSRNQVTFKKNGYFKTPFQYNLAGIELQHNGLRYIAESLADANGVVRNDDASFGNVQILLENKTRLSLVPEIIVSSIRAGSPAEEAGLQEGDVILAVNGKRIHKYKLQEVLKMLNDKEGKRIKVLIERYNKDLLFSFVLKKVF, encoded by the coding sequence ATGCTATTACCATTTTTGGTTTCCGCTCAAGGCTTCAAATTGCCAAAGAGCCAAAAATTCCAGAAAGTAAAGTTTCAATTGATCAATAATCTTATTATTGTCCCTCTAGAGGTGAATGGTGTAGCACTCACGTTTGTGCTGGACTCAGGCGTTAGCAAACCCATACTTTTTAACCTAACGGACAAGGATTCTGTACCCATCAACAACGTTTCGGAAGTAACCATAAGAGGTTTGGGTGATGGTGAGCCCATGAAAGCACTCAGTTCTAAGGGGAACACGTTTAAGTTGGGAAAAGCCAAAAATTACAATCAGGACCTATATGTAGTTCTGGATAAAGGAATCAACTTTTCGACGTCCTTAGGTATACCTGTGCACGGAATTTTGGGCTATGACCTGTTCAGGGATTTTGTGGTCGAAGTCAATTACCATAGTAAAAATATTAAACTGTACGACCCTAGTCTGTACAATCCTACGAACAGAGCTAAATCAAAATCACAGACACTTCCAATCTCCATAGAACGAAGGAAGGCCTATGTTGAAGGAAAAGTTTTGATGAATGATGCAGAAGATGTGCCTGTCAAATTATTGGTAGATACCGGAAGTAGTGACGCACTTTGGCTTTTTCACGCACCGGAGAAAGGGTTGGATATCCCTGAAAAACATTATGAAGATTATCTGGGAAGAGGGTTGAGTGGTGACATTTTTGGAAAACGGACCAAAGTCAATGGTATTAAAATTGGTGATTTTGAACTTAAAGATGCCAAAGCTGCTTTTCCGTACCGTGAATCATTTGGATTTATCAAAAACTTTGGTGATCGTAATGGTAGTGTTGGCGGCGAAATTTTAAAGCGCTTCAATATTATTTTTGATTACTCTAGAAATCAAGTCACCTTCAAAAAGAACGGATACTTTAAAACTCCATTTCAGTATAATTTAGCTGGTATTGAATTACAGCATAACGGACTTCGCTATATTGCTGAGAGTCTTGCAGATGCAAACGGTGTAGTTAGAAATGATGATGCATCCTTTGGTAACGTACAAATTTTACTCGAGAACAAGACAAGATTGAGTTTGGTGCCCGAAATCATTGTTTCCAGTATAAGGGCTGGCAGTCCCGCTGAAGAAGCTGGATTGCAAGAAGGTGATGTAATCCTAGCTGTCAACGGAAAAAGAATTCACAAGTACAAACTACAGGAAGTACTGAAAATGCTCAATGATAAAGAAGGAAAACGCATTAAGGTTTTGATAGAACGTTACAACAAAGATTTGTTGTTCTCCTTTGTGCTTAAAAAAGTCTTTTAA
- a CDS encoding valine--tRNA ligase: MEIPSKYDPNRVEEHWYSYWMKHDFFSSKPDDREPYSIVIPPPNVTGVLHMGHMLNNTIQDVLIRRARLLGKNACWVPGMDHASIATEAKVVAKLKSEGIAKPDLSRTEFLKHAWDWTNEYGGVILQQLKKLGCSCDWDRTKFTMDDDMSASVIKVFVDLYKKEKIYRGFRMVNWDPEAKTTLSDEEVIYEERQGTLYYLSYQIEGSDEKVTIATTRPETILGDTAICINPNDERYRHLKGKKAIVPICNRVIPIIEDDYVDIEFGTGCLKVTPAHDENDKNLGDKHNLEVVDIFNDDATLNSYGLHYQGKDRFVVRKEISKELEENGFLVKTEQHLNKVGTSERTKAVIEPRLSDQWFLKMEDLAKPALESVLKTGDVKLYPKKFVNTYRHWMENIRDWNISRQLWWGQQIPAYYYGDGKEDFVVAETKDEALEMARSKNPDIQASDLRQDPDVLDTWFSSWLWPMSVFGGILDPENEEVNYYYPTSDLVTAPDILFFWVARMIVAGYEYRGKQPFENVYFTGLVRDKQRRKMSKQLGNSPDALKLIEEFGADGVRVGLLLSSAAGNDLMFDEALCQQGKNFSNKIWNAFRLVKGWEVADLQQPEAAKIGIDWYSAKLNQTLAEIEDHFSKYRISDALMAIYKLVWDDFCSWLLEIVKPAYQQPIDKTTYDAVIHLFEENLKLLHPFMPFLTEEVWQHIDQRTPEQALIVSNWPKVGDVDATLIKDFDFAADVISGIRTIRKEKNIPQKDALQLYILNSEGTDDRMDAIISKLGNLSSMEIVDKSLDGALSFRVKSNEYFIPIGGTIDIDAEIKKITEELKYTKGFLQSVQKKLSNERFVNNAPEKVVSMEKKKVADAEAKIETLEKSLASLS; this comes from the coding sequence ATGGAAATTCCATCAAAATATGACCCAAATAGGGTAGAGGAACACTGGTATTCTTACTGGATGAAGCATGATTTTTTTAGCTCAAAACCAGATGATAGAGAGCCTTACAGCATCGTAATACCCCCTCCAAATGTTACCGGGGTGCTACATATGGGGCATATGCTCAACAATACAATACAAGATGTGCTTATCCGAAGGGCCAGACTATTGGGAAAGAATGCCTGTTGGGTTCCCGGTATGGACCATGCGTCAATAGCTACTGAAGCAAAAGTTGTGGCCAAACTTAAAAGTGAAGGTATTGCAAAACCAGATTTGTCCAGAACAGAATTTTTAAAGCATGCCTGGGATTGGACAAACGAATATGGTGGTGTAATTCTTCAGCAACTAAAGAAATTGGGCTGTTCTTGCGACTGGGATCGAACCAAGTTTACAATGGATGACGATATGTCAGCTTCGGTCATCAAAGTCTTTGTCGATTTATATAAAAAAGAGAAGATTTACAGGGGTTTTCGAATGGTGAATTGGGACCCAGAGGCCAAAACAACATTGTCGGATGAAGAGGTTATTTATGAAGAAAGGCAAGGAACACTCTATTATTTGTCTTATCAGATTGAAGGATCAGACGAAAAAGTGACCATAGCGACCACTAGACCTGAAACAATTTTAGGGGATACCGCCATTTGTATCAATCCAAACGATGAGCGATACCGTCATTTGAAAGGAAAAAAAGCCATTGTTCCTATTTGTAATCGGGTTATTCCAATTATCGAAGATGATTATGTTGATATTGAGTTTGGTACGGGTTGCTTAAAGGTAACCCCGGCACACGATGAAAATGACAAAAACCTAGGAGATAAACATAATTTGGAGGTTGTTGATATCTTTAATGATGATGCAACGCTTAATTCCTATGGTCTCCATTACCAAGGAAAAGACCGTTTTGTAGTTCGTAAAGAAATCTCAAAAGAACTTGAAGAGAACGGATTTTTGGTAAAAACAGAACAACACCTTAATAAAGTAGGCACGTCAGAACGCACAAAGGCGGTTATTGAACCCAGATTGTCTGACCAATGGTTTCTTAAAATGGAAGATTTGGCAAAACCAGCTCTGGAGAGTGTTTTAAAAACAGGTGATGTTAAACTATACCCTAAAAAGTTTGTGAATACCTACCGCCACTGGATGGAAAACATTAGAGATTGGAACATTTCTCGTCAGTTATGGTGGGGACAACAGATACCTGCATACTATTATGGTGATGGCAAGGAAGATTTTGTAGTGGCCGAAACCAAGGACGAAGCCCTTGAAATGGCAAGGTCAAAGAATCCAGACATCCAAGCATCCGATTTACGCCAAGACCCCGATGTATTGGATACTTGGTTTTCATCCTGGTTATGGCCTATGAGTGTTTTTGGAGGTATTTTAGACCCCGAAAACGAAGAAGTAAACTACTATTACCCCACTAGCGATTTGGTAACCGCACCGGATATTCTCTTTTTTTGGGTAGCACGAATGATTGTTGCCGGATATGAATATCGTGGGAAACAACCTTTTGAAAATGTTTATTTTACAGGGTTGGTCAGGGATAAACAACGCCGAAAAATGTCCAAGCAACTAGGTAATTCACCGGATGCTTTAAAGTTGATTGAGGAGTTTGGAGCCGATGGGGTTCGCGTAGGACTTTTATTGAGTTCTGCGGCAGGAAACGATTTAATGTTCGATGAGGCACTTTGTCAGCAGGGGAAAAACTTCTCCAATAAAATATGGAACGCCTTTAGACTGGTTAAAGGATGGGAAGTTGCCGATTTACAGCAACCTGAAGCAGCAAAAATTGGAATTGACTGGTATTCTGCTAAGCTTAATCAGACCCTAGCGGAGATTGAAGACCACTTTTCAAAATACCGCATTTCGGATGCACTGATGGCGATATACAAATTGGTATGGGATGATTTCTGTTCCTGGCTATTGGAAATTGTTAAGCCGGCATATCAGCAACCCATTGATAAAACCACGTATGATGCCGTAATCCACTTGTTTGAAGAAAACCTGAAATTACTTCATCCATTTATGCCATTTTTAACAGAAGAAGTATGGCAACATATCGACCAGAGAACACCAGAGCAAGCATTGATTGTTTCAAACTGGCCAAAAGTTGGGGATGTAGATGCTACGTTAATTAAAGATTTTGATTTTGCCGCAGATGTGATTTCTGGTATTCGTACCATTCGCAAAGAGAAGAATATTCCCCAGAAAGATGCTTTGCAACTATATATTTTAAATAGTGAGGGAACAGACGATAGAATGGACGCGATTATTTCAAAATTGGGCAACCTCTCTTCAATGGAAATTGTAGATAAAAGTTTGGACGGGGCACTTAGTTTTAGAGTGAAGAGCAACGAATATTTTATTCCCATTGGAGGAACAATCGATATTGACGCTGAAATTAAGAAAATTACAGAAGAGCTTAAATACACCAAGGGCTTTCTGCAATCCGTACAAAAGAAACTTAGCAATGAGCGGTTTGTAAATAATGCGCCGGAAAAAGTTGTGAGTATGGAAAAAAAGAAAGTAGCCGATGCTGAAGCTAAAATTGAAACTTTGGAAAAGAGTTTGGCAAGTTTATCTTGA
- a CDS encoding GHMP kinase, translated as MVHVKVPARICFFGDHQDYLGLPVIAGTINRFIHLSAAPNSQRMFHIKLLDLKSTISISLDDDLIAIKKNDYYRSSMAILKKEGFDFISGYDIEISGNIPINAGLSSSSAIVVAWIRFLSKTQEYIGEIDDIQVGKWAYKAEVQFFGQPGGLMDMFTIAQGGLLHIDTKIGKTERLVGGLGKLIVAESGISKKTLSVLKNARSYAEKAVAAVKNVNPKFSMEKATLDDYQNCKTVVPNKYREHWFAAIHNYDITLQAKRILQNTKPDLKLLGELMNNHQAILQNQIRNTPLDMIEMMDAARKSGAFGAKIIGSGGGGCMVAIVDDTSKNVVKQAFLDAGAVAAYEVKLITI; from the coding sequence ATGGTTCACGTAAAAGTTCCCGCACGTATCTGTTTTTTTGGAGACCATCAAGATTATTTAGGGCTACCGGTGATTGCTGGGACCATTAATCGATTTATTCATTTAAGCGCAGCACCGAATTCACAAAGAATGTTCCATATAAAGTTGTTGGATTTAAAATCAACAATTTCTATTTCTTTGGATGATGATTTAATTGCAATTAAAAAGAACGACTATTACAGGTCGTCAATGGCTATTCTAAAAAAAGAAGGGTTTGATTTCATTTCAGGATATGATATTGAGATTTCGGGTAATATTCCAATTAATGCAGGATTATCCAGTTCTTCGGCTATTGTAGTGGCTTGGATACGCTTTTTGAGTAAAACCCAAGAATATATTGGTGAAATTGATGATATCCAAGTAGGAAAATGGGCCTATAAAGCCGAAGTGCAATTCTTTGGACAACCTGGTGGTTTGATGGATATGTTTACTATTGCACAAGGTGGACTACTCCATATAGATACGAAAATAGGAAAGACGGAACGACTTGTTGGAGGTTTAGGTAAGCTCATCGTTGCGGAATCGGGCATATCGAAAAAAACACTAAGTGTTCTCAAAAATGCTAGGTCATATGCGGAAAAAGCTGTTGCTGCTGTAAAGAATGTAAATCCAAAATTTAGTATGGAAAAAGCTACTTTAGATGATTATCAAAATTGTAAAACTGTTGTACCCAATAAATATCGTGAACATTGGTTTGCAGCTATCCATAACTATGACATTACATTACAAGCGAAAAGAATACTACAAAACACTAAGCCTGATTTAAAACTGCTCGGTGAACTAATGAACAATCATCAAGCAATACTCCAAAATCAAATACGGAATACACCTTTAGACATGATTGAAATGATGGATGCAGCGAGGAAATCCGGAGCATTTGGTGCAAAGATTATTGGCTCAGGTGGCGGTGGCTGCATGGTTGCAATAGTCGATGATACCAGTAAAAATGTTGTGAAGCAAGCATTTTTAGATGCTGGAGCAGTAGCAGCTTATGAAGTCAAACTTATAACCATATAA
- a CDS encoding MBL fold metallo-hydrolase, giving the protein MKKTVLVIAVLISFLAYGQRDWSKVEITSEKLSDNIYVLFGAGGNIGLVVGKENAYVIDDQFAPLTAKILAHIKTLTDKPVKWVLNTHWHGDHTGGNENLANQGALVIAHENVRKRMSTKQDRGGGRVVEPSPRAALPVITFNDKMTLHLDNGNTMYAMHVNDAHTDGDSYYYFPEDNVLHMGDNFFVGRYPYIDLNSGGDIDGLISNVTMALGMIDDETKIIPGHGAVASKNDLQIYQDVIAKLRERIVKARSEGNSLEQTQKMNLSKEWDATHGQGFINADRIVEFIYKSAD; this is encoded by the coding sequence ATGAAAAAAACCGTCTTAGTAATAGCTGTTCTCATATCCTTTTTGGCATATGGTCAGCGTGATTGGAGCAAAGTTGAAATCACTTCAGAAAAGTTGTCGGACAATATTTATGTGCTGTTCGGTGCGGGCGGAAATATTGGATTGGTCGTAGGAAAAGAAAATGCATATGTTATTGATGACCAATTTGCCCCGTTGACCGCAAAGATACTTGCACATATAAAAACTTTAACGGATAAACCCGTAAAATGGGTATTGAATACACACTGGCATGGTGATCACACTGGTGGTAACGAAAATCTGGCGAATCAGGGAGCTTTGGTCATTGCCCATGAAAATGTTCGCAAAAGAATGTCCACAAAACAAGACCGTGGCGGCGGTAGAGTTGTTGAACCATCACCAAGAGCTGCTTTACCCGTTATCACGTTCAACGATAAAATGACTTTACATTTAGACAATGGCAATACAATGTATGCCATGCATGTAAACGATGCACACACGGATGGAGATTCGTACTACTATTTTCCGGAAGATAATGTACTGCATATGGGCGATAATTTTTTTGTGGGGCGTTACCCTTACATCGATTTGAACTCTGGAGGGGATATTGATGGATTAATAAGCAATGTTACCATGGCTTTGGGCATGATAGACGATGAGACCAAAATAATACCGGGTCATGGGGCAGTAGCATCAAAGAATGATTTGCAAATCTATCAAGATGTTATAGCTAAATTGAGAGAACGCATCGTAAAAGCTAGGTCTGAAGGTAACTCTCTGGAACAGACCCAAAAAATGAATTTATCCAAAGAATGGGATGCGACCCACGGGCAAGGTTTTATAAATGCTGACCGAATCGTTGAGTTTATCTACAAATCCGCAGATTAA
- a CDS encoding FdhF/YdeP family oxidoreductase, whose product MDTREFSYTMGSPKKRNISVTGTIEFSNLKVTEPKDYAAGVPGIKAALEHVSKESGLFRSLKTLSHMNQKEGFDCPGCAWPDPETPSKLGEYCENGAKAIAEETTFERVDRDFFKKFSVEEISTWSDYQIGKSGRITEPFILKPGAVHYEPISWSDAFQVISQHLHRLNSPDEAIFYTSGRSSNEAAFLYGLFSRAFGTNNMPDCSNMCHESSGVALSETLGIGKGSVLLEDFYSAEVVMIMGQNPGTNHPRMLSALQKCKENGGKIITINPLMESGLSRFKNPQQVNGILGNGTQLTDVFLQVKINQDVSLLKLIMKRLVVLEEKGEKVFDHEFINEKTNGYQSLLDDLQQYSEDELLDLCGVDSSYVDETVALLAKKSKIIICWAMGLTQHKNGVENIKECVNLLLLKGSLGKEGAGTCPVRGHSNVQGDRSVGIMHYVSKSLNKSLKEAFDFDPPEKEGFDTVKGIKAMYEGKAKVFIALGGNLVSAASDTEYTATAFQNCDLTVSVSTKLNRTHLTAGKTALILPTLGRSEMDKERFVTVENSMGKVHQSQGRLKPASEHLMSEPEIVANIASAYFGAETSIDWKTLGEDYDLLREKISQVLVGYQNYSIKSEGSGFYLPNNVREADFSRLPSGKAQFSVCKLPQHDLKTGEFILMTVRSHDQFNTTIYGMNDRYRGIYGERRVIFMNPKDMASLQLKAEQVVDLTSNYSNKKRRAEQFKIIPYDIPSGNLCAYFPETNVLIPNDLYADKSYTPVSKSLIVKIDASNYV is encoded by the coding sequence TTGGATACACGAGAATTTAGCTACACTATGGGAAGCCCAAAAAAAAGAAACATCTCCGTTACGGGAACTATTGAATTCTCAAACCTAAAAGTTACCGAACCTAAGGACTACGCTGCTGGTGTGCCGGGAATAAAAGCCGCCTTGGAACATGTGAGTAAAGAGTCCGGGTTGTTCAGGTCGTTGAAGACGCTTTCCCATATGAACCAAAAAGAAGGCTTTGATTGTCCTGGATGTGCTTGGCCCGACCCGGAAACCCCTTCAAAACTAGGAGAGTATTGTGAAAATGGTGCCAAAGCAATAGCGGAGGAAACCACTTTTGAACGCGTGGACAGGGATTTTTTCAAGAAGTTTTCCGTGGAAGAAATCTCAACTTGGAGCGATTATCAAATCGGGAAAAGTGGACGCATTACAGAACCTTTCATCCTAAAACCCGGTGCTGTTCATTACGAACCAATTTCTTGGTCGGATGCATTTCAGGTTATTTCACAGCATTTACATCGCTTAAACTCTCCAGACGAAGCTATTTTTTACACTTCTGGGCGTTCTAGCAACGAAGCGGCATTTCTATATGGCCTATTTTCACGTGCTTTTGGCACTAATAATATGCCCGATTGCTCCAATATGTGCCATGAATCCAGTGGAGTGGCACTTTCAGAAACTTTAGGTATTGGAAAAGGCTCTGTATTGCTAGAGGATTTTTACAGTGCAGAAGTAGTAATGATCATGGGGCAAAACCCTGGCACCAACCACCCCAGAATGCTCTCTGCATTACAAAAGTGCAAAGAAAATGGAGGTAAGATCATTACAATCAATCCACTTATGGAAAGTGGACTCAGCCGTTTTAAAAATCCACAACAGGTCAACGGAATCTTAGGGAATGGTACCCAGTTGACCGATGTTTTTTTACAGGTAAAAATCAATCAAGATGTTTCGTTGCTCAAGCTCATTATGAAACGCTTGGTAGTATTAGAAGAAAAGGGTGAAAAAGTTTTTGACCACGAATTTATAAATGAAAAGACTAATGGCTATCAATCACTTTTAGATGATTTACAACAGTACAGTGAAGACGAATTACTGGATTTATGTGGAGTTGATTCTAGCTATGTTGACGAAACTGTGGCACTTTTAGCTAAAAAATCAAAGATCATTATTTGCTGGGCCATGGGATTGACACAGCATAAAAACGGTGTGGAGAACATTAAGGAGTGCGTAAACCTCTTGCTATTAAAAGGGAGTCTTGGCAAAGAAGGAGCAGGAACCTGTCCCGTCAGAGGGCATAGTAATGTACAGGGTGACCGTAGTGTGGGTATTATGCATTATGTTTCAAAATCTTTGAATAAATCCCTTAAAGAAGCTTTCGATTTTGACCCTCCAGAAAAAGAAGGTTTCGATACGGTTAAGGGCATAAAGGCAATGTATGAGGGCAAGGCCAAGGTATTTATTGCTTTAGGAGGAAATCTTGTTTCAGCAGCTTCGGATACCGAGTATACCGCGACAGCATTTCAGAATTGTGATTTAACGGTTTCAGTGAGTACAAAACTCAATCGTACGCATCTTACTGCAGGTAAAACCGCATTAATTTTGCCTACGCTGGGAAGATCGGAAATGGACAAAGAACGTTTTGTGACTGTTGAAAATAGTATGGGCAAGGTGCATCAAAGTCAAGGTAGGTTAAAACCTGCCAGTGAACACCTAATGAGCGAACCAGAAATTGTAGCAAATATTGCCAGTGCCTATTTTGGTGCTGAGACTTCTATAGATTGGAAGACCCTAGGCGAAGATTATGACTTGCTACGGGAAAAAATTTCCCAAGTATTGGTGGGGTATCAGAATTATTCTATAAAATCTGAAGGCTCGGGATTTTACTTGCCCAATAATGTTAGAGAAGCGGACTTTTCAAGATTACCTAGTGGAAAAGCACAATTTTCTGTTTGTAAACTTCCTCAACATGATTTAAAAACAGGTGAGTTTATCTTAATGACGGTTCGTAGCCATGATCAGTTCAACACAACTATTTATGGCATGAACGATAGATACAGAGGTATTTACGGAGAGCGGAGGGTAATCTTCATGAACCCAAAAGATATGGCAAGTTTACAGCTAAAAGCTGAACAAGTGGTGGATTTGACCAGTAATTATTCCAACAAAAAACGCAGAGCGGAGCAGTTTAAGATTATTCCGTATGATATTCCTTCCGGAAATCTTTGCGCCTATTTTCCAGAGACCAATGTTTTGATTCCCAATGATTTGTATGCAGACAAGAGTTATACACCAGTGAGCAAATCCCTAATCGTTAAAATAGATGCAAGCAATTATGTATGA